CCATCAAACGGATTCCCGATGACTACCGGACCTCCCACCCTACCATTCCCTGGCGCCAATTGGCAGGATTGCGTGACGTTTTAATTCATCAGTATGAGGGTATAAGTATTCAAGAGATTTGGCAGATGGTGGCAAGAGACATTAAACCATTACGGCAGGCGATCAGCGGAATTCTGCCCCCGTTGGAGGAACTGGAAAAGCAACTCGCGGGGGATAACGAATCTTCCGAGCTCTAAATGACGTTGACAGGGGTGTGCTCATGGAACCTTGGTACAAGATAGCCACACCGCGCCAAGAGGTCCGCCAGGGCC
This Deltaproteobacteria bacterium DNA region includes the following protein-coding sequences:
- a CDS encoding DUF86 domain-containing protein, with the protein product MKKDPRVYLAQILERIDRILEYTQEGRDAFFADVRTQDAVIRNFEVIGEAIKRIPDDYRTSHPTIPWRQLAGLRDVLIHQYEGISIQEIWQMVARDIKPLRQAISGILPPLEELEKQLAGDNESSEL